The genomic stretch TTGTTATGTTATAATATGAGATTAACATTAAAGAGTTTCGAAGCGTACATGATGCTTGTTATGGTATACCATATCTGATTTTATTGTATTatgtcattaaaatattttctaaaattaaaatataattttatgtaATCCACGTCGACTCCATCGTACTGGGTGTGTAATCCAGCCAGGTCGTCATAGTTTTTTCCAGTAGACAGTCATTATGAATAGTGTTGTATAACTAATATGTTTGGAACTTGGGATATTGCCATTTGGGACTTTGAGATTTAAGAGTAAGATGCTCAGTGGATGACTTTAGTTGAGAATTGGAAGTTAGGGAGTAGCATAGTATATTACTCTAGTAATCTagatattagttaattaatgttgaggtattttttgatcatggcttagatgcattatttacttgttttacaATCATAATATATCTTATTCTAgcaatatttcataaaatctcCAGAACAGTTtgacggttgctgccaaacaagggtgcaactctaaaacaccgtcatgttctaatatttttgtaaatttaagttctaagcatgtttattaacctttaAACAAGCTCCCCACCATGTTTTAGGTCATAATATGACCGTTTGACCACCAAAATAGTGAaccgagtaaaaaaaaaatacccaactCGCCGAGATTTCAGTATTTTGGTGGTTTCAGAACCGTCGAAACaaaacgagatttcgaaccttgggTGGACTGCATCCAATATGAGAGGAATAAGGATCATGCATTAATTGGCTCACCAGACTAACAACAATGTCAATGTCTAGTCGAGTGTGGTCGAGATAAAAAAGACACCCAACCAGGTGTTGATAACTACCCTAATCAACTGGATCACCCACTTTACTGTAAAGGTGAGTATTAGCCTCCACAAGTGTTTCAGAAGGTTTCCACTATACCATGCCAACTCTAGATTATAAATCTTGAGTGTACTTCCATTGACAGAGAAAAATACCTTTGGTTAGGCCGAGCCACTTCTTCACCAAGAAAATAACGAAGCTACTTAAGTCTTTAATCTCAAATTCGGTGTCCAGAAACTTCTTGAGACGAGAAATTTCATTTGGTCATCCCCTATTACAACTATGTCATCCACATACAAAATAAGAATTGCAATCTTGTCACCAAATTTCTTGAAGATGTGATTAGCATTGCTGTGAGTATACCCCACAAATATCATGGCCTTGTGGAAGCGACCAAACCAGGCCCAAGGAGACTATATGAGACCATACAAAGCTCTCTTGAGTTTACAAATCTTACCCTTTGTTTGACTAAAACCAAATCCAAGAGGGATGACCATGTCAAAGACTAAAGTATCAgcatcggtcggccaaaattttatacgtatcggagggtatcgtatcagagatacgtaAAGATACACTAAGGATACACACAAATGGATTGGAaatacttttttatacacttttgcataaaaaaaagttaaaaaaagctatatataacatgtattatgcataaacactaaattgaaagTATCGCACTAAAAATCCAAGATTTGTAGTTGTCCTagaaatgtaaaatccttgttcccaaccctgatttccactttagttagaaagaaatggctggtagcaactttggaacaaaaacccctcaaaaaattatgtttttttttttaaatgacccaTGTTGCTCATTATATGACCATAACACACCGTATCagttgatacatatcaatacacaccgatacgtaccgatacataccaatatgcaccgatacataccgaaacgtacatttcacctcgatttttaattttttatacagtatcgatgtgtattggtagtatcgtaggatacatatcaatacaaaaggattataaaaattccatgtatcgtatcggtaagagCCGATACGGATACGTTCAGTAAGGAAGGGCAGATACAGatatgtatcggtcgatacagtacgatacgtactgatactttaaaccatggtccATGtactcttcttttattttagtgAAGAAAGGCGTTCTTCATATCGAGCTGTTGCAATTCCCATCCAATGTTTGCAACACAAGAGAGTATAATTTGAACAATATTCATCTTTGCTACAGGAGCAAAGGTCTTCTAATAATCTATCCCGTATGTCTAACTAAAGCCTCTGGCAACAAGTCTAGCTTTGTAACGATCTATTGTACCATCAGTCTTCTACTTCACAAcaaagacccatttgcaaccaacagtCTTCTTATGAGGAAGACTAACAAGGTCTAATGTACCATTTTTCTAAGTGTCTGCATTTCTTCAACTATAGCAGCTTTCCATCTTGCATCAACCAAAGCTTCCTACCATTCTGAGGAAGAGACACAAAAGACAACGTAGACACAAAGGTACAATaggaagaagacaaagaagagtAAGAAACAAACTTAGAAGTAGGATGTTGAGCACAAGTTCTAGGTTCTTTACGAACAGCCATAGGTAAGTTAAGAGATGGATCATTACCAGAAGGAACTGACAGAGGGACCAGAATCAAGGGCATTCAATGGTTGGCCAAGTAGAGTTGGTACTGTGGCGGGTTGTTGTTGCTTGCGTTGCTCGCGACGAGTATAAACTTTAAAGTCGACAACATATCCCCATCACCAGACTTCTCCTGAGTAAATGTAGGCTCCTCCCCCTGAACCACGGAACAACAGGCGGCACATCATCCCAATGATCCGACTGTCCCCTTAAAGAGGTGGCGCATCATAATAAGCAGCAGACTCTTGGAATATCACATCCATAATCACAAACCAGCGACGAGTCAGTGGATGATAGCACCTGTATCCCTTCTGAATGGCAGAGTACCCAAGAAGATGCACATTAGACTTCAAGAATCAAATTTCCCATGTGGGCAGTGCTTGCGCGCATAACATACACAATCAAACACCTTGGGAGGCACAATAAATGCAAAGTTGCCCTGAAGAACGGTGAGGGTAGACCGAAACTACAACACTTGAGAAAGCATCCGATTGATCAAGTAGGCAGTAGTGCGGACCGCCTCACTCCAATAGTGAGGAGAAACTTGCATCTCAAACATCAGGGAGCAGGCTTTCAAGATATGGTGATTCTTTCGTTCAACCAAACCATTCTGATTAGGTGTGTCAACACAACTTGATGCAGTACcgacaagggtttacacaagaagaaccaagaccaaggtcgacccaagtggctgactgggtcaaCCCaaatctggtccaagtcagcccacgatttgggctgctgatgaGGATTATTAGTAGCTTAATAGtttcttatttagtttctaatttgaagtcctaagttagtttctaatttcaagtcattgttagtttctaatttctatttaaggttagtttctattttcattagattccaatttccaatttttagtaacttcttatAATCAGTTCTtaataactcagatttagtaactttGAGTTGCTATTATTtataaaccctccccatcattataaataaagaagagggctcttttatgagccacgattttgacaattaaaaaaaagttcTCATGCTACTGCCGTTGGGTTGTTCCATGGTTGtacctttgtgtttgatcaagggttagggattggtgtgtgatctgatcaacactctgcggcgagaagtccaagTGGGTTTTTTATTATCTGGTTTTCTTATTAAATCTCTTCTCCAGCAGTTCAGGTAAGTGATCTAACTTCTCTGCAGATTTCTGGGTTAAACTTCTCTGTTTTCCTTCCTATCGGCCTACCTGTTTTTGGAGAACCAGCCATCCGATGGCCTCCATATTCTGATCGAAGGATAATCCTATCCAGAGGGaggatcgatccaattttggggtcaatcagaccaCTGGATCTGCTGAAGTGAACTGTCAAGCAGTTCTGGCCGATTGTCAAATCTGCCcagatttagattctgttttctgttctgtGTTACTGTGTCATTTTGGACTATTAGCATCTGTGATCTGAACCTACTGGAGATGTTATATTGTTAttaaaatttctggtttaaTCCTAAGACTGCTGCTGATTTATTTCGCTTCTGGTTACTGTTCATTGAGATCGTTTATCAATTCTGGTTTGCGGTCAaagtctgattttctgctataagTTTGCtactggttttggttgttctctggtctaaaagttcctgcagattTGGGTCTAGTTGGGTGTCCAATCTAATCCTACATTACAACTAGTCTAGTGTAGGATTCCCTTATCACCAAGATACGCTTGAAAGGCACCATCAATATATTCCCTATCATTATCACTTCAAAGGACCTTAACTGTTACTTGAAAATATGTCTGAACCACGCTGTGAAAAAACTAAAAGCATTGAAAAGCCTCACTTTTATGACGTATCAAATATATCCAAGTTGTTCGAGAACAACAATTAATGAAAGTAATAAACCATCGTTCAAAGCGTATGTGTGTGTGTAGAGAATTAAACAATACACATCTACTAACAAGTTTATGAGGCTTGAAATTTCCTTCACTAGAACTACAGGAAATTCGAGAACACCCAATCAAATTTGGCCTAGAGGTATGACAATGCTTGAAACACACAACCACAAAGAAATTATAGCTTCCTCCCAACCTGATGAGTAAGGCAACAATCTATCACTAAGCATACAATTTTGCAACATTACAATGTTACATTATAATTTATcttcaaacaaaaaatccagAAGGTTCATgcccaaagtggtaaaattgtTCGCAAAGGAAAATTATGAGTgatgattttattattaatttgacACTGATGAGAATTTCTATAACTTTAACTTGTGAGGAATCTTGATATAGGATACCACAAGCTTAAAGGAAGACTCACATCAGCCAGGTATTGAAGATCCTTCTTGAGCTTCCCACTAATAGGGTCCCAAACCTGGAGTGCATACAAAAACAAATGGGCATAAAATGATAatcaataaataatcaattgACAACAAGGCTGTAATTTGCTTCAGCAAAACTAGGGAACGAAAATGGGAGATTCAATTCCATGTCTAAGATTCCTCTGTTTGTCAGGCATGGAATGGATTTGGACTTCCATCAGAATACCAGTAATTGGATTGTAAGAAAAAATTAGGATTCTGGAAAAAGGAAACACATGTGGGGAGGCATTTATGGAATTCCTTGGCTTGCAGAATGTAAATGATATAAATAACTATAATGACATGTTTTATAAGCTAAAAATAACATTATAAACTAGTAAAAGCCTAATAGGacaataaaaaactaataacaTCATATAATAAGTAATTATTATTCTTTATTACCGCTATTATTTGGTAAGGGGCACGCTTGGTCCAACAGAAAGGTACAAATGCtgtgacctggtggtcaagcggtcaAAACAGCTTCTCGACATTCTCGGTGTAAGGTTGCGTAGTTCTTGGCCCCCCCCTCTCCTAGGGCCTTGCACATGTTGGAGCCTAGTGCACCAGatacgccctttttttttttcattatcactATTACTTGGTGCAGTCTAGATCACCCACTTGGGCCTACAAAGACCTTATTTTGGGCCATGGATGGGTTCTATGGATCTTGGGATACTTGATTATGGGTTATTTGTTGTATTGGGTCTTAATTATATGCCTTTAAAGTAGGGATGAAGTCAATTCAGGAGATTAGGGGTTACTTAGAGTTTAGGTTAGATATAATACTCATTAGCGAGTATGGAGTTCTGTTTGGGTCTACCAAATTAAGTTAGTGACTCAGTATAATAAAGTGATTATGAGTCCTTTTATGGATCTAGTTGGGAATCTACAGGTTATACATATGTCTATTTGTACACACCCCCATGATTTGAtaaaagaaatcaaagttttctCAAGAGTTTTAAAGTTGTCAAGCTGAGACACACAGGATTTTCAGTATCCCAGATTTGATCTCCCTCCTCCTTGTCCCTCTTATAGCTTTGCTCATCTAATGCAGTGCAACATTGAAGCCCGTTCTGATAGTACTTTGTAATGGGCTTGTaaatgtttgtatttgtaataGACTCAATTATAAGGCCCAAAATTTAGGTCCATAGGGATACACGAAATCTATTGTTTTAATGCAGTAGTCAATATTACAATAGGGCCCAATAGCTATTAGTTAGGAAGTTATCTTGTTAGATAAAGTATATCATATTTTATGAGACACGGTTTGAAGGAGATAAGATTAGTTTTGAACCAGCTTAGGACTTCCCCCAAAGCATTAGCGTGAAGAGTTTGTTGTTCAGTTAggtcttctatttctttttttatcaagTTATTTGGTCAGTTGGGGACTCCTCCAACAGTGAGCAATGATTGGAGAGAGAGTCAAcgtccttttttttctattatatttaCAGATATAAATAGATGCAATGCTTAGACAGCCCCCATGACTTGATTAATGGGAttgatttattttgttttgaagtGAGGTtttgcccctctctctctctctctcctccccatgaTTGAACTTTCtagttctcttctttcttctccttctccttctccttatccttctccttcttctcttgctCCAACCTGAGATCTGAATACCCCACTAGTTGATGCAGATCTGAGACAGTCATTCAGTTTACTTCAAAAAGAACTGTCTGAAAGTGGAGTGAACGAAAGGCTGCAATTAGTACAATTATCTTCCATGAGCTATTTTCGACTATTTTGTCTGTCATTGTCTCATTCGTCAACTGGTAAGAGATCTGCTGGTGATGGgcataagaaagagaaataaccCTACCACGATTGATCTTTAtggttctcttctttcttctccatctccttccATTTCAAAGACGGACTCttaactttctctctccccaaTTGTTGGCGTTGTTGGAAGAGTCCCTGACTAACCAAATAACtaacaacaaaagaaatataAGATCCAACTGAACAGGAAACTCTTCCATATGTATATGCTTTGGAAATAGTCCTAAGATGACTCAAAATAACTTTATCTCCTCCAAATTGGGTCTCACCAATAGAATAAACTTTATCTAACAAGATAACTTCCTAACTAATAACTATTGAGCCCCACTACTAATACTAACTACcgaattaaaataataatttcgTTTACCCCCTATGGACCTAATTTTTGGGCCTTATAGTTGAACCCATTCcaaataaaaacatttaaaacaCAAGCCCATAACATGTACTATCAAAACGGGTCCTATTGTTGTACCAAAACTGCGTTATCATCTCTTCTCAAGTGTGATCTttgctctctcttcttctttattctccTTATTCTTACCTCAACTCACAAATTTTTTAATTTGCTTCTTATTCCTTCCATCTATGTGCTATGTAATGCAGTGCTGATCTTGAAACAGTGAGATCCAATAGATCAGCTTGCGACAGGATCACATGTAAGGAATAAAGCCAGATTTACAAAGAATTTTAATAACAGAGAATCAAGGGATCAGATTCAGCAAAACTTGAGGTCAAAAGGCTCTAATTGGATGGGAGAATATAATATCACAATTCAGACTTGAtccaaatgataaaaaattctCAGGATCTGAATATTCCTACTTGAAGAAGGAATTCCCAATCTGAGAATTGGTAAAAGGTTCAGACAAGACAGATTAGAGATTGATTTCAGTACCAAATAATAAGCTTGATGATAGTTGGAATCTGAGATCAAAGATGGGATTTGAAAATCGATTAAACTGAAATCAGACTTGTAAtaggaaaacaagaaattaatttcaagtttgaattttgaaatcatAAGGTTCTGAATAGAAACCAATTGCAAAATTTGCAAGCAAACTTGAAATCCATATGGTTAGATTTGTAGTTAAAAAATTCCTAGTTGGCAAAGGAATTCAAGAAACCAGTAAAAGATAGGATTTTTTAAGCTAATAATAGAATGAGAACTAGAAATTGAtatgaagagagaagagaattgCAGAAACTAACCTTGTAAtcaacagaggagaagaagagaagaaatcaggcCTGGGATACCAATCTTGTATACCAAGCTCAACATCTCCAAAACTctaaataaaactcaaattcttAAACTTGAATCATCTGCAATTGATGGGGGTAATACATATATAAAGACCTAAAATACCTAAATTAACTCATAAGAGGACTCTTAATCACTCTCTTGTACCAACTTAAAGTATATAGACTTAAAACATAACTCTTTAAAGATATTAAGTTATAAGTATCCTAAACTAACTCGAGCAATAACTAATAATTTCATGTACTAAGTAGTAACTTTACCCCCACTTTATGGGCTTATAACTTAAGCTACTATGTcagtaaacccaaaaataaaaagtctcaAGACCCATAGAACCCAACCATGGGCCAAAATAAAGTCTTCAGAAGCCCAATAGGCCCGATTGGACACCCTTAACTGCATTCACTATGTTTCTTCTCTAGTACTTATTATACCTCTATTCTGTCCAACTAATGTATCTTATCAATTCCACATCAATCCTGGACAGTTTTAGTTTTTTGCTTCTAGAACCTTGAACTGaattataatttataattattatcattatttactactactactactactacttgaGAATTTTTCCTTTGTCAAGTGCGGATAGATGCCTTTATTTTGGTCGACATTCAAAAATTAATTGACAACTTGTCCAtgtaaccatagttgtcaaaatgacgcctaggcgtccaggtgcCTTGGTTGCCTTAGTCACCTAGGCGggcaccttgttggtgttgcctgGCATCCAAGCCCCCTCTAccaccttgggtcgcctagacgctgtgacaactatgcatatAACCTCTTCTGGTCGTTCGCCACGTTTCAGCCTGATTGGACTCTTTTTCATGTGTTAGAAAAGTTCTGTAAATTGGTTGAAAAATAAACTTCGGGAAAAAAATTGGACTGCTAAAAATACAAGGGGTAGAATTCAATATATGGCAGGGCATACAACAAAGTCAGACCCCTAAATTTGATATGTCAGTCAATCCAAAGACTAACCTATCAATACAACAGTCTAAATAAATTAATCATCCCTGAACAGGCAAAAACTTCCCCAGCATGCTGAAGAAAGGAGCATTCTTCCTTATTATTGTTATCATCCTTTGTTGATTAAGATTAGCCAATTCCCTCTTCAGACTACATAACAGTCAACAAAACACCTATTTCAATTTCCATTTCCAACTTCAACACCTGATTCTGAATTTTAAttcccaaatccaaatccaaatccaaatccaaatccccaaatcaatagaaaaagaGAGTGTATTAGCTCCATCAATAATAATACCTCAATAAATCCATCAACTGAGCAAGAAACAAGACATTGCCCATCAGGAGAGAAACGAGCACATTCTGGATGACTTTTCTTTCCAAACtgcaaaggaaacaaatataaataaaaaaataaaaataaataaaaatgtacTCTAATGAAAGCTCATCACCACCAAGTATATGTGATCCAACAGTGCAGAAAGAAACAAGATTAAGGTTCACAGATAATGAACAAAGTAAAGAGTACATGGATGTTAAGCCTTTAATCCTTTATTATACACTAAACCAATAGTAtaataagaaataaagaaattaacTGATATAATTACAAGGACCAGAATGGAACCATCCAAATTGGTCAATCAGATCAACCAGAAACAAATTTAATATGCAAACATATTTGGATCATGTGGTCCATCCATATGACGGGTTAGTATGCCAAGGTCGACAGATGCAACGATTTTGAAGCAACGGAAGATAAATCTAGAACATGCCTTGATAGTTCCTGGGGGCAGCAGACCTGAAAAACCATAATAAGATACATCAATATAAGCaaatgtgttttgagtgttcGCCAACGTATCTACCAGAGATATCCTGGTCCACGTAAAAAGCAGTAACCTTGGTGCTGCTGCCACTTCAGAGCCTGACTATTAAGAGCCATTAATCGCGAAGGTGGCACAACAGTAACTTCAGCTGCAAAAGCTGGAAAATGCAAAGAACCACAATTCATTTACAAAACTATACATAAAAATGCATACATGATCAACATACAACATAACCATTAAGATTAATGCTTAATTATTTGAACTGTCTCTGAAACAATGCACCAGCCTTAAGGTCAGTGGTAAAAGATAAATATTTCTAAAATTATGAGAGACATCCCCTAAATGACCCCTGTTTCCAGTAACATAATACATGCTCCAACAGTGGAGTCTATCATTAGAATTCCCAAGGATAGTGGTAGGCCGTAAGTAGACCAGCTGAGGTCATTGCAAAAATCCAATTAAATATATTTCCCTGGACTATTTATCAAACATTTTGTGACTATTAAAATTTACAACAGAATAGACAGTTACCAATATACCGCCAACATTTGCTATGGGGATCTAGTGGTGGAACCTTTTGGCCTAACCACACTGCATTTGCACCAGTATGAAGTACACACAGTAATGCCTACTAATAAAGAAATCATCAGGTACTCATGGAAAAGGGAACAGAAAAAATGTAGGGGGAAACAAACAGATGAGAACACAAATCTCATCACTGCATTATGATCActagggcgtacccagtgcacgaggctcaaGCTAATGTATTATCACTAACAAAAAGGTCTCGACAAAGTAAAGTAAAAGATGGGCCATTGAAGGGGAGAGAAAACCTGGCTGCAAATTTAAAACAAGAATAGTAAATGCACTCACATAAATTTGCTATTAAACCCAGAATtcaagagaggggggggggaatctaTATTAGGAATTGATACTGTAAGAAACAGCTAAATATAAATGTAAAAACCTGTTGGTGACATTTGATTTGTCACAAGGTTATGATATATTGCCAATTGACAGATAGGATGCATGTGGGAGGGTCCATGTAAAAGAGGCTCACATCCAACTGGTCAAATTTCATCCTGAAACAAACACAGGCACTGGGAATAATTGATATGTGACTTCAAAGTGTAATAAATTACAAGACTGCATTTTAGGTACTTCCTCTACCTGTTTTAGTCAGGGACTTGACCGGTGAGAGCGGTATGGATTCCTCTACCACATGGACTTACCTGTATTTGCTGATGTGGCAAATCATGACAAATTCCAACAGTCAAGAACATGTCCTTATGATTGTAAGAAATCTATCACAGTTTCATATCATCAAACAATAATCATCGACAGAGAAaaaggcaaaaccaacacaaagGGCCCTGTTAAGAAAACCTTGAGCAATTTGCGCACAGTGCTTCTCCTTGGTTGAATCTTGATAAGCCTGTCACAAAATGAATATGTTTCAATACGAAGCAGATAATCCTTAACCCTACACGCAATTCTAAAAGTTGAATTCAAAGTTATTGGCTCACATGGTCAAATAGGACCACCAAATTGGACATGTAGCCAATCGGGGTTGCACCTCATCTAACCAACAGTTGAGATCAGCCACATGACCCCTCGAcatggccaaaaaaaaaaaaaaaaaaggcacatgCTGCACTAGGCCTGGCACAATATGCATtcgtttatgatttttttttattttttattttttagcttAATAAAATCATGGCAAGAGAAATTTCCAAGACTCACACTGCCATCACCAGCACCAGCATCTCATGACCTGCAGCACAGAAGATTTTGTCCCACGCCCCCACTTAATGGGCTGCAACCCAGTGCAAGTCCCAGTTTCCCAGAGACTCAGTAGTGGACCGGAGTCACTCCTAATCTTCAGCATTTTATACACAAATTGGCTGCCCAAAGACTCAAAACATGCATTTTCATGTTGGCAGCCCAAGTTTTTACTATTATTGCCACAATAGATGGCCCTTAGTTGATATGGTTAAATTGAATTTGATGGATGCTCATAAAGTAACCCAGGGCCATTGGGGACAAGAAGCGCAGA from Macadamia integrifolia cultivar HAES 741 chromosome 14, SCU_Mint_v3, whole genome shotgun sequence encodes the following:
- the LOC122060946 gene encoding suppressor of mec-8 and unc-52 protein homolog 1-like isoform X2; protein product: MHPICQLAIYHNLVTNQMSPTAFAAEVTVVPPSRLMALNSQALKWQQHQGLLPPGTIKFGKKSHPECARFSPDGQCLVSCSVDGFIEVWDPISGKLKKDLQYLADGLGNACLWITRWKDEVFDAEFMASSLGSC
- the LOC122060946 gene encoding suppressor of mec-8 and unc-52 protein homolog 1-like isoform X4, encoding MHPICQLAIYHNLVTNQMSPTAFAAEVTVVPPSRLMALNSQALKWQQHQGLLPPGTIKFGKKSHPECARFSPDGQCLVSCSVDGFIEVWDPISGKLKKDLQYLAD
- the LOC122060946 gene encoding suppressor of mec-8 and unc-52 protein homolog 1-like isoform X3, whose amino-acid sequence is MHPICQLAIYHNLVTNQMSPTAFAAEVTVVPPSRLMALNSQALKWQQHQGLLPPGTIKFGKKSHPECARFSPDGQCLVSCSVDGFIEVWDPISGKLKKDLQYLADGLGNACLWITRWKDEEFMASSLGSC